In Stigmatopora argus isolate UIUO_Sarg chromosome 17, RoL_Sarg_1.0, whole genome shotgun sequence, the following are encoded in one genomic region:
- the brd3os gene encoding uncharacterized protein BRD3OS, which translates to MTDDEEVSVHLAAKSLSDSYVRLRYLDTSSLVWRQQQEAAASAPPCPSSYLSRSHSAWYSSYGNGAVVVPKKSVLDVCRGRSRICVLM; encoded by the coding sequence ATGACTGATGACGAAGAAGTTTCGGTCCACTTGGCCGCCAAATCGCTATCCGATTCCTACGTCCGTCTGCGCTACCTGGACACTTCGTCGTTGGTGTGGCGTCAACAGCAGGAGGCGGCTGCGAGCGCGCCCCCGTGTCCATCTTCCTACCTCAGCCGGAGTCACTCAGCTTGGTACAGCAGCTACGGGAACGGTGCCGTGGTGGTGCCAAAAAAGAGCGTCCTCGATGTCTGCCGCGGACGCTCCAGAATCTGTGTTCTCATGTAG